A single region of the Xenopus laevis strain J_2021 chromosome 4L, Xenopus_laevis_v10.1, whole genome shotgun sequence genome encodes:
- the LOC108704044 gene encoding protein YIPF4: MQPPGPTAQASPPGDFTFVSSSGAEDLSGSIAPPDVKLNLGGDFTKESTATTFLRQRGYGWLLEVEENDPEDNKPLLEELDIDLKDIYYKIRCVLMPMPSLGFNRQVVRDNPDFWGPLAVVLFFSMISLYGQFRVVSWIITIWIFGSLTIFLLARVLSGEVSYGQVLGVIGYSLLPLIVVAPALLLLRPFEIVSTVIKLFGVFWAAYSAASLLVGEEFKSKKPLLIYPIFLLYIYFLSLYTGV; encoded by the exons ATGCAGCCCCCCGGCCCCACAGCTCAAGCCAGCCCCCCGGGAGACTTCACCTTCGTCTCTTCCTCTGGGGCTGAAG ATCTGAGCGGCTCTATAGCGCCCCCCGATGTCAAGTTAAATCTTGGGGGCGACTTCACCAAGGAATCGACAGCGACCACCTTCCTGCGGCAGAGAGGCTACGGGTGGCTCCTGGAGGTTGAAGAGAACGACCCCGAGGACAACAAGCCCCTATT GGAGGAACTGGACATCGACCTTAAAgacatttactataaaatccgctGCGTTCTGATGCCCATGCCGTCCCTCGGGTTCAACAGACAGGTGGTACGAGACAACCCTGATTTCTGGGGACCCCTAGCGGTCGTTCTCTTCTTCTCCATGATTTCCTTGTACGGGCAGTTCAGA gtggtgTCCTGGATCATCACTATTTGGATTTTCGGATCACTCACCATTTTCCTGCTGGCGAGGGTGTTGTCTGGAGAG GTCTCGTATGGGcaggtgctgggagttataggctactccctgctacctTTGATTGTCGTTGCgcctgcactgctgctgcttcgCCCCTTTGAAATTGTCTCCACTGTAATTAAG CTCTTCGGAGTGTTCTGGGCTGCGTATAGCGCCGCTTCTTTATTGGTGGGGGAGGAGTTTAAGAGCAAGAAGCCGCTGCTGATTTACCCCATCTTCCTGTTGTACATCTACTTCCTGTCTCTCTACACCGGCGTGTGA